In Xanthomonas theicola, a single genomic region encodes these proteins:
- a CDS encoding YicC/YloC family endoribonuclease, producing MIRSMTAFAGAERITPWGTLGCELRSVNHRFLEMGVRLPEELRALEPQLRERLAARISRGKLDLMLRLRAPEAAQALAVNESLVEQLAVLAQRLGARFPQLQVQFADLLQLPGVLQGQAVDPAALQAQALELLDEVVAELVAAREREGGKLAAAIVERIDAVERIAAEVKALIPAIREGQRAKLAARLADLPHPVDPGRAEQELVLWLQKLDVDEELDRLGSHIKEIRRVLRQPEPAGRRLDFLLQEFNREANTLGSKSVDSRTSSAAVELKVLIDQIREQVQNLE from the coding sequence ATGATCCGCAGCATGACCGCTTTCGCCGGTGCCGAGCGCATCACTCCCTGGGGCACGCTGGGCTGCGAACTGCGCTCGGTCAACCACCGCTTTCTGGAAATGGGGGTGCGGCTGCCGGAGGAACTGCGCGCGCTGGAACCGCAGTTGCGCGAACGTCTGGCCGCGCGCATCAGCCGCGGCAAGCTGGACCTGATGCTGCGCCTGCGCGCGCCGGAGGCCGCGCAGGCGCTGGCGGTGAACGAGTCGCTGGTCGAACAACTGGCCGTGCTCGCGCAGCGGCTCGGCGCGCGCTTCCCGCAGTTGCAGGTGCAGTTCGCCGACCTGCTGCAGCTGCCCGGCGTGCTGCAGGGGCAGGCGGTCGATCCAGCCGCGCTGCAGGCGCAGGCACTGGAACTGCTGGACGAGGTGGTGGCCGAACTGGTCGCCGCGCGCGAGCGCGAGGGCGGCAAGCTCGCCGCGGCCATCGTCGAGCGGATCGATGCGGTCGAGCGCATCGCCGCCGAGGTGAAGGCACTGATCCCTGCCATCCGCGAAGGCCAGCGCGCCAAGCTGGCCGCGCGCCTGGCCGACCTGCCGCATCCGGTCGATCCGGGTCGCGCCGAGCAGGAACTGGTGCTGTGGCTGCAGAAACTGGACGTTGACGAGGAACTGGACCGGCTCGGCAGCCACATCAAGGAAATCCGTCGTGTGCTGCGCCAGCCCGAGCCGGCTGGCCGGCGGCTGGATTTCCTGCTGCAGGAATTCAACCGCGAAGCCAATACGCTGGGGTCCAAGTCGGTGGATAGCCGCACCTCCAGCGCGGCGGTGGAGCTGAAGGTGCTGATCGACCAGATCCGCGAGCAGGTGCAGAACCTTGAATAG
- the rph gene encoding ribonuclease PH, translating to MSFSRPSGRTADQLRPVRIERAFTRHAEGSVLVSFGDTRVLCNASVENRVPGFLRGKGEGWVTAEYGMLPRATHSRSDREASRGKQGGRTLEIQRLIGRALRACVNRNALGERTITLDCDVLQADGGTRTAAITGAYVALMDAVSWLQQRGDLKKPVVLGAVAAVSVGVYRGAPVLDLDYAEDSDCDTDMNVVMNDGGGFIEVQGTAEGHAFRRDELDALLGLAERGIAELLAAQRAALAQ from the coding sequence ATGTCCTTTTCCCGTCCCAGTGGCCGCACGGCCGATCAGTTGCGCCCGGTGCGCATCGAGCGCGCCTTCACCCGTCATGCCGAAGGTTCGGTTCTGGTCAGCTTCGGCGACACCCGCGTGCTGTGCAACGCCAGCGTCGAGAACCGCGTGCCGGGTTTCCTGCGCGGCAAGGGCGAAGGCTGGGTCACCGCCGAGTACGGCATGCTACCGCGCGCCACCCATTCGCGCTCCGACCGCGAGGCGTCGCGCGGCAAGCAAGGCGGGCGCACGCTGGAGATCCAGCGCCTGATCGGCCGCGCGCTGCGCGCCTGCGTGAACCGCAACGCGCTCGGCGAGCGCACCATCACCCTGGACTGCGACGTGCTGCAGGCCGACGGCGGCACCCGCACCGCCGCCATCACCGGCGCCTACGTGGCGCTGATGGATGCGGTGAGCTGGCTGCAGCAGCGCGGCGACCTGAAGAAGCCGGTGGTGCTCGGCGCGGTCGCCGCGGTCTCGGTCGGCGTCTACCGCGGCGCCCCGGTGCTGGACCTGGACTACGCCGAGGACAGCGACTGCGACACCGACATGAACGTGGTGATGAACGATGGCGGCGGTTTCATCGAGGTGCAGGGCACCGCCGAGGGCCATGCGTTCCGCCGCGACGAACTGGATGCGCTGCTCGGCCTGGCCGAGCGCGGCATCGCCGAGCTGCTGGCGGCGCAGCGCGCCGCGCTGGCGCAATGA
- a CDS encoding VOC family protein: MSQCIALVALVVPDYDQAIAWYTGTLGFALLEDTALGGGKRWVRVGPAGDAGAGLLLALASDDAQRACIGRQTGGRVGFFLHTDDFHRDHTAMLARGVQFLEAPRDEAYAIVAVFQDPYGNQWDLLEPKP; encoded by the coding sequence ATGAGCCAGTGCATCGCCCTGGTCGCCCTGGTGGTGCCGGACTACGACCAGGCCATCGCCTGGTACACCGGCACGCTCGGCTTCGCCCTGCTGGAAGACACCGCGCTCGGCGGCGGCAAGCGCTGGGTACGGGTGGGTCCGGCCGGCGACGCCGGCGCCGGCCTGCTGCTGGCGCTCGCCAGCGACGATGCGCAGCGCGCCTGCATCGGCCGCCAGACCGGCGGGCGGGTCGGCTTCTTCCTGCACACCGACGACTTCCACCGCGACCACACGGCGATGCTGGCGCGCGGCGTGCAGTTCCTGGAAGCGCCGCGCGACGAAGCCTACGCGATCGTGGCGGTGTTCCAAGACCCGTACGGCAACCAGTGGGACCTGCTGGAGCCCAAGCCATGA
- the rdgB gene encoding RdgB/HAM1 family non-canonical purine NTP pyrophosphatase — protein sequence MKLVLASGNAGKLEELHVLLGDTGIALVAQSALGVHDADETGLTFVENALLKARHAAQVTGLPALADDSGICVDALRGAPGLYSARYAGEHGKAAANIDKLLHALREVPDAQRTAHFYCVLVLLRHAEDPQPLLVEGSWRGRILHARAGTGGHGYDPVFFDPEHGQSAAQMPLPLKNRISHRGQALALLRRQLTHWET from the coding sequence ATGAAACTGGTCCTGGCCAGCGGCAATGCCGGCAAGCTCGAGGAACTGCATGTGCTGCTCGGCGACACCGGCATCGCGCTGGTCGCGCAGTCCGCGCTCGGCGTACACGATGCCGACGAGACCGGCCTGACCTTCGTCGAGAACGCGCTGCTGAAGGCGCGCCACGCCGCCCAGGTCACCGGCCTGCCGGCGCTGGCCGACGACTCGGGGATCTGCGTGGATGCGCTGCGCGGCGCGCCGGGGCTGTACTCGGCGCGCTACGCCGGCGAACACGGCAAGGCCGCCGCCAACATCGACAAGCTGCTGCACGCGCTGCGCGAGGTGCCCGACGCGCAGCGCACCGCGCATTTCTACTGCGTGCTGGTGCTGCTGCGGCATGCCGAAGATCCGCAGCCACTGCTGGTGGAAGGCAGCTGGCGCGGGCGTATCCTGCACGCACGCGCCGGAACCGGCGGCCACGGCTATGATCCGGTGTTCTTCGATCCCGAACACGGCCAGAGCGCGGCGCAGATGCCGTTGCCGCTGAAGAACCGGATCAGCCACCGTGGCCAGGCGCTGGCGCTGCTGCGCAGGCAACTGACGCACTGGGAAACCTGA
- a CDS encoding antibiotic biosynthesis monooxygenase family protein, which produces MFVAIWEYTVADGQTQAFEALYAADGGWAALFAEYPGYLGTELLRAQAPGTCLTIDRWRDEAATRTAWPTAASAMRSATGSATC; this is translated from the coding sequence ATGTTCGTCGCAATCTGGGAATACACGGTGGCCGACGGCCAGACACAGGCGTTCGAGGCGCTGTATGCCGCCGATGGCGGCTGGGCCGCGCTGTTCGCCGAATACCCGGGCTATCTGGGCACCGAACTGCTGCGCGCGCAGGCGCCCGGCACCTGCCTGACCATCGACCGCTGGCGCGACGAAGCCGCTACGCGCACTGCCTGGCCTACGGCCGCCAGCGCTATGCGCAGCGCGACCGGCTCGGCGACGTGCTGA